A region of the Culex quinquefasciatus strain JHB chromosome 1, VPISU_Cqui_1.0_pri_paternal, whole genome shotgun sequence genome:
GCCCACGTACACTCGGTGCCGCGTCGAAGAGTAGCTCTCCTCGACGGTCTTGCCGACGGCCTGGTAGAAGCTGCTCTTGCCGTTAGACTGGAAGTGCGCCGACATGGGCGAGCTGTGCTGCTCGATGTTCTtgttcggctccgactccaggttGCCGTTGGCCACCAGCTGCTGCTTCTCGACCTTCTCCTTTGGCTGCTGgaggaaaaagatttttgttttggggTTAGGTAACGTGGGACAAACAGTTGTTTGCAAAGGACTTTTGGGAACACTGACATTGTTTGTAAACAACTCTGACAACACTGATTAATTTTTGAttggtttgtttacaaacaaagccAAACTTGTTCAACCACCGGCGAGGGGTGATTCAAAGCCGCCAACTTACCCTGCGCTCGGCATACGCCCGCTTGTAAAAGTTCGAGAACAGGAAGTAGAACATGAGGGCGTGGGCGCCGATAAAGTACGCGAACGCGCTCGGGAAGTTGCACTCGTTCCAGAACAGCAGCTGGAAGGCGTGCGCCATCACCAGGACGAattggatctgaaaaaatgagGTTAGGTTTAGGTTCCAGAAACATTCAAAGGAAAGGGATGGACTTACCATCTGCAGCACAGTTAGGTATTTCTTCCACCAGAGGTACTTCTGGACCTTGGGACCCATGGCGGCCAGCATGTAGTACGCGTACATGATGATGTGGACGAATGTGTTCAGCAGACCGAAGAACGAACTGTGGCCACCTATTTTATTGTGTTGAGGAAGGTCGCGCGATTAAGAAAGACCAACGGAAAGAAAAGGTTAATGAGGGTGTGTCACTTTGGGTCTTACGACGCTCAAGCCGATTCGGAATTGCCCAAGAATCTGTTTTCGCTAGACTTGACCCCGCCCCGTCCCGCAAGAAGTTTGATCCGTCCATGACCTGACGATTGCCACATTCTGTACGACAACTTGCAGATTTCTTCCAACGACTAATCGGTTTCTGTGGCGACTGGTCggaagattattttattttctattagCACTGCTGTGGGCTGCGCAGTTCACCGGGGGTAATTTACGACCGTTTCAAACAGGGTCAACAGTCGGTCACCAATGGACCCAACCCAGAAACCGGCCCCtcgaagtcgtcgtcgtcgacttcTTTATTAATATTGTAGCGAAGATGACTTGCAGCGAACCAACCCCTTTAAAGATCGCTTGAGAACGGGGGTTGGCTGCTGGTGGTGACCCAGTGATATTTGTTGTTGGGGGCCAAAGAACAAAGCCGTTgtgaaattgtaaataaaaagcTTGATCATAGAGTAGTGCTTTGCAGGTGACGTTTTGGCGCAGTGTGTTGAGCGGATGTCAGCATGCTTCACCACACGCTAAGTATCTTTTTATCGGGGTAACCCACGTGGTTTTGACAGTTTGCGATGTACGTTACCTTGATGTTGATTGACCTTGATTGACCTTGATCAACCTTGAGGTAATATTCTTTACGCGCTAACTGTTATTTACCAGATTCTTGAAGTTTTTGACACCCTTCCAAACCAGCAAGGACCCCAATTCCCACCCCCTGTCTACAAACCTGGCGTGAACTTGACGCCCCACCAGACCGACGCCGGCATGATTCCGTGGTGGATGACGTGCAGCGTCGAGACCTGGTCGTACCGCTTCCGCATGATGAAGAAGAACGTGTCGAAGAACTCGGTAAACTTGGAGAAGAAGTACCACCAGCAGCCACGTGCCATcttgagaaaacaaaaaaaaattgaatcacCCCTCGTTTGACGTTTGCGCCACAATGGCGCTTGCAACCAAACTTACCCGCAGAGCCGTTGGTGACCGGGAGTAGTCAACCGGTTGACACCGCAAGCTGTAGTGCGTCGCCCAACCTGCTGCACATGCCTAaaaagacaacaacaaaaaaatgacaCGTGATTTACCCAAACTACCCCTTCAAACCGGTAGCCGTCAAAAACGTACCTCGTAGAAGAGCCACGCGCTGAACACGACCTGGATGGCGTTGTAAACGATCAGTACCTTTCGCAGCTGGAACGGCTTACGGTTTTCCATCAACCGCGGGCCCAGGACCTGGCGACATAAAAATGACTTTCATTAGTAGTCGTTTGACACTGGCTATTGTCACCGCTGGCCGCCATGGTGGCGGCGCAGAGAAGATTATGACGTTTGATGAGGGTCAAATTGCTTTTTAAGGGCTTATGCGTTAGGTTGATTAGCGCGTTATAAATGACAGCTCTTTACTTTAAGCGCGACTGTCGTCAAAACGGGTCCAAATCAAGATGTAATTTTGCAGTAGCTGCCATTATGTCAGCATAATCTTTCATCGGCGATCTTTTTTGATAGTATCCAATAGAAATTTATGTCACCTCATATTTGAGGTCTTGATTCAAGGTCGCAAGGTCATTCAACACTTAGGTAACAAACTGTCACTTTCACGCGacaaatgtttttaaagctGAGAAAAAGTTCGTCGTCAGCGC
Encoded here:
- the LOC6047062 gene encoding elongation of very long chain fatty acids protein isoform X1, with amino-acid sequence MDLVNKVYGGWRYLMDDLSDPRTNDWPLMSSPFPTIAISLTYAYCVKVLGPRLMENRKPFQLRKVLIVYNAIQVVFSAWLFYEACAAGWATHYSLRCQPVDYSRSPTALRMARGCWWYFFSKFTEFFDTFFFIMRKRYDQVSTLHVIHHGIMPASVWWGVKFTPGGHSSFFGLLNTFVHIIMYAYYMLAAMGPKVQKYLWWKKYLTVLQMIQFVLVMAHAFQLLFWNECNFPSAFAYFIGAHALMFYFLFSNFYKRAYAERRQPKEKVEKQQLVANGNLESEPNKNIEQHSSPMSAHFQSNGKSSFYQAVGKTVEESYSSTRHRVYVGAVNN
- the LOC6047062 gene encoding elongation of very long chain fatty acids protein isoform X2 — encoded protein: MDLVNKVYGGWRYLMDDLSDPRTNDWPLMSSPFPTIAISLTYAYCVKVLGPRLMENRKPFQLRKVLIVYNAIQVVFSAWLFYEACAAGWATHYSLRCQPVDYSRSPTALRMARGCWWYFFSKFTEFFDTFFFIMRKRYDQVSTLHVIHHGIMPASVWWGVKFTPGGHSSFFGLLNTFVHIIMYAYYMLAAMGPKVQKYLWWKKYLTVLQMIQFVLVMAHAFQLLFWNECNFPSAFAYFIGAHALMFYFLFSNFYKRAYAERRPKEKVEKQQLVANGNLESEPNKNIEQHSSPMSAHFQSNGKSSFYQAVGKTVEESYSSTRHRVYVGAVNN